In a single window of the Olivibacter sp. SDN3 genome:
- a CDS encoding GntR family transcriptional regulator, with amino-acid sequence MKLHSDSKNKKPLHIQAEELIRDMIRKLPYAEGAYLPNELELAASLGISRTTLRQALNKMVYDGLLVRKKGAGTKVADKVISSKSNRWLSFSQEMKARGIPIKNYELLVSWVSPNEQVADFFKIKPTEKVLMLRRLRGNLHQPFVLFVSYFHPSIGFTGEENFIRPLYDIMEHDYNVRAQLSREEISAMAAGKELAVKLDIEEGSPVLCRRRLVYDQDQNPIEYNLGYYKAESFVLTFDSAR; translated from the coding sequence TTAGGGATATGATCAGGAAGTTGCCCTACGCAGAGGGTGCCTATCTTCCTAATGAGCTGGAATTAGCTGCTTCCCTGGGAATTTCAAGGACTACGCTTCGTCAAGCGCTGAATAAAATGGTATATGATGGACTTCTGGTGCGTAAAAAGGGCGCTGGAACGAAAGTCGCCGATAAGGTAATCAGTTCAAAATCCAATAGATGGCTAAGTTTTTCACAGGAAATGAAAGCTCGGGGAATTCCTATTAAAAATTACGAGTTATTGGTAAGTTGGGTTTCTCCGAATGAACAGGTAGCTGATTTTTTTAAAATAAAACCTACTGAAAAGGTGCTGATGCTTAGACGGCTTAGAGGAAATCTTCACCAACCTTTCGTTTTGTTTGTTTCCTATTTCCACCCATCTATAGGTTTTACGGGTGAAGAAAACTTTATACGCCCGCTCTATGATATTATGGAGCACGATTATAATGTGCGGGCACAGCTTTCAAGAGAAGAGATTAGTGCGATGGCTGCGGGTAAAGAGCTTGCTGTTAAGCTGGATATTGAAGAGGGAAGCCCGGTATTATGTAGAAGGCGATTGGTATATGATCAGGATCAAAATCCCATTGAATATAATTTAGGCTATTACAAGGCAGAAAGTTTTGTGCTTACCTTTGATAGCGCTCGCTAA
- a CDS encoding class I mannose-6-phosphate isomerase, which translates to MNNSSILSTKSKSYEILPVHHLGQDQIHKGFDSLVSYIVANKAVNIDGYVGVDWAYIRHQLDVRLKEQGFSIHWVDTADALKNEDEIDEMTRPFLGGASTVWGKKTDLTLADFFDQEKIIKSKSFTKEADLTITIGPNASSFATAHAKLLYIDLPKNELQYRMRRKEIVNLGAVQPDDAQSMYKRFYFVDWVVLNLHKEQIFDKVDVMIDGQHQDTVTWSYMDKLIEGLKELSTSVFRVKPWFEPGAWGGQWLKRHIKDLNQEAVNYAWSFELIVPENGLLFESNGHLLEISFDWLMFARAEAVLGKHVTKYGTAFPIRFDFLDTFDGGNLSIQCHPSLKYIREKFGERITQDETYYIMDAGEGASVYIGFQEDIDPKEFRKDLMDSQIYGKEVDIERYVQKLPAEKHDLFLIPNGTVHSAGKNNLVLEISATPYIFTFKMYDWLRMDLDGKPRPINIDHAFQNLDFNRKGSVVEDELKAKPYLLKNEDGWQLFHYPTHAEHFYDVHQIVISTFYQESTENACRVLMLVDGARLMVETADGVKRTYNYAETFVIPAAAGSYTIINLDEEPIKVVKAFLK; encoded by the coding sequence ATGAATAATTCCAGTATTTTATCAACAAAATCTAAGTCGTACGAAATTTTGCCTGTACATCATCTCGGACAGGACCAAATTCATAAGGGTTTTGATTCACTTGTTTCTTATATCGTCGCGAATAAAGCAGTTAATATCGACGGTTATGTAGGGGTAGATTGGGCCTATATTCGACACCAACTTGATGTTCGCTTAAAAGAACAAGGTTTTTCTATACATTGGGTCGATACAGCAGATGCCCTTAAAAATGAGGATGAAATTGATGAAATGACAAGGCCTTTTTTGGGTGGAGCTAGTACGGTTTGGGGCAAGAAAACGGATTTAACGCTAGCAGATTTTTTTGATCAGGAGAAAATTATCAAAAGTAAATCCTTTACTAAAGAAGCGGATTTGACTATAACTATCGGGCCTAATGCGTCGTCGTTTGCTACTGCTCATGCTAAGCTTCTCTATATAGATCTACCTAAGAACGAATTGCAGTATCGCATGCGTCGTAAGGAAATCGTAAACTTGGGAGCAGTGCAGCCTGATGACGCACAATCGATGTATAAAAGGTTTTATTTTGTGGATTGGGTGGTGCTTAATCTACATAAGGAACAAATATTCGACAAGGTTGACGTGATGATTGACGGGCAGCATCAGGATACCGTTACCTGGAGTTACATGGACAAGCTGATAGAGGGTTTAAAAGAATTATCAACATCAGTGTTCCGTGTGAAGCCTTGGTTTGAACCTGGCGCTTGGGGCGGACAATGGCTTAAGCGGCACATTAAAGATCTCAATCAGGAAGCTGTAAATTATGCTTGGTCTTTTGAATTGATCGTGCCCGAAAATGGGTTGCTTTTTGAAAGCAACGGTCATCTTTTGGAGATATCATTCGACTGGTTGATGTTTGCCAGAGCTGAAGCTGTACTTGGAAAACATGTGACAAAGTATGGGACAGCTTTTCCGATTCGATTCGATTTTTTAGATACATTCGACGGTGGAAATCTCTCGATTCAATGTCATCCTTCGTTGAAATATATACGTGAAAAATTTGGAGAACGTATAACGCAAGATGAGACCTACTACATTATGGATGCTGGAGAAGGGGCAAGTGTATATATTGGTTTTCAGGAGGATATTGATCCGAAAGAATTTAGAAAAGATCTGATGGATAGTCAAATATATGGAAAAGAGGTAGATATAGAACGATACGTGCAGAAACTTCCAGCAGAAAAGCATGATTTATTTCTTATTCCCAATGGTACCGTGCATAGTGCAGGAAAGAATAATCTTGTACTTGAAATCAGTGCGACACCTTATATTTTTACATTTAAGATGTACGATTGGCTGCGAATGGATTTAGACGGTAAACCAAGGCCAATAAATATTGACCATGCTTTCCAAAACTTAGATTTTAACCGAAAAGGTTCGGTAGTTGAGGATGAATTAAAAGCTAAACCCTATTTGCTGAAAAATGAAGATGGTTGGCAGCTTTTTCATTATCCCACCCATGCTGAACACTTTTATGATGTTCACCAGATTGTGATAAGCACTTTCTACCAAGAATCAACCGAAAATGCATGCCGTGTTTTGATGCTAGTCGACGGAGCGCGTCTGATGGTTGAGACAGCTGATGGTGTAAAAAGAACCTATAATTACGCAGAAACTTTTGTGATTCCGGCTGCAGCTGGAAGCTACACAATCATCAATCTCGATGAAGAGCCTATAAAAGTAGTGAAAGCTTTTTTAAAGTAG
- a CDS encoding sugar porter family MFS transporter: MALDNRKYSNKIYWIGSIAAFGGFLFGFDMAVVSGILPFIQKQLALSPGQLGWFVSSALVGCITGVGLSGVLVDNLGRKKMMVVAAVLFLVSAVGCAFLPNYPLIILARMLSGIGVGVASNIVPLYISEMAPSNIRGRMVTYYQLAVTFGILVAYISNAIIVNLETSPSDANWYHYLFSQEPWRGMFAVGIIPAIIFTAGLFLLPESPRWLLQKQKIDQGMSLMKNLYGQAEAENIFRTFNSIKTEQYDGGSYRTLLNKGVRAMLLLGILLPLFSQFSGINAIIYYGPTILNESGISLENSFTSQLIFGLANMLFTLFAIWKVDKLGRRPLYLIGTLGATFSLLLTGFFLTDTSMNTTVLMLSVLLFLACFAFSIGPLKFVVASEIFPARIRGKAMAMSIMVMWIADAIVGQLTPIMLSSFGARYTFWIFAFFCLIAFVVVYRLLPETKGKSLEVIEQQLKQHEEI, translated from the coding sequence ATGGCACTCGATAATAGAAAATACTCCAATAAAATATATTGGATAGGAAGCATAGCCGCTTTCGGTGGTTTCCTTTTTGGGTTTGATATGGCCGTTGTTTCGGGGATCTTGCCATTTATACAGAAACAATTGGCATTGAGTCCGGGACAGCTAGGGTGGTTTGTTTCCTCAGCACTTGTGGGATGCATTACAGGTGTAGGATTATCGGGTGTGCTTGTAGACAACTTAGGCAGAAAAAAAATGATGGTAGTAGCTGCTGTGCTTTTTCTGGTTTCGGCGGTAGGCTGCGCTTTTTTACCCAATTATCCGTTAATTATTCTGGCGAGAATGCTAAGTGGGATTGGTGTTGGTGTTGCTTCGAATATCGTGCCTTTATACATTTCAGAAATGGCACCAAGTAATATTCGCGGCCGCATGGTTACCTATTATCAGCTCGCGGTAACATTTGGTATCTTAGTGGCTTATATCAGTAATGCAATAATTGTCAATTTAGAAACCTCACCATCAGATGCTAATTGGTACCATTATCTTTTCTCTCAGGAACCTTGGCGTGGGATGTTTGCTGTAGGCATTATACCCGCTATAATTTTTACAGCGGGTCTTTTTCTATTACCTGAAAGCCCACGATGGCTTTTGCAAAAGCAGAAAATAGATCAGGGAATGTCGCTTATGAAGAATCTGTACGGGCAGGCAGAAGCGGAGAATATATTTCGGACGTTTAACAGTATTAAAACGGAGCAGTATGACGGGGGCTCCTATCGTACATTACTAAATAAAGGTGTGCGTGCGATGCTTCTATTGGGAATATTGCTTCCTTTATTCTCGCAATTTAGCGGTATAAATGCTATTATTTACTATGGACCGACCATTCTTAATGAAAGTGGAATAAGTTTGGAAAATTCGTTTACGAGCCAACTTATTTTCGGCCTGGCAAATATGCTTTTTACTTTGTTCGCTATATGGAAGGTCGATAAGCTAGGCAGGAGGCCACTCTACTTAATTGGAACCTTAGGTGCTACTTTTAGCTTGTTACTCACAGGTTTTTTTCTTACGGACACAAGCATGAACACCACTGTGCTCATGCTCTCCGTACTCCTTTTTCTTGCCTGTTTTGCCTTTTCTATCGGCCCGCTGAAGTTTGTGGTCGCCTCGGAGATATTTCCCGCAAGAATACGAGGTAAGGCAATGGCAATGAGTATAATGGTTATGTGGATAGCAGATGCTATTGTAGGGCAATTAACACCTATCATGTTAAGCAGCTTTGGTGCCAGGTATACATTCTGGATATTTGCTTTTTTCTGTTTAATAGCGTTCGTGGTGGTATATCGTCTGTTGCCCGAGACAAAAGGAAAATCTTTAGAAGTGATTGAACAACAATTGAAACAGCATGAAGAAATATAA
- a CDS encoding GH92 family glycosyl hydrolase yields MKKYNMNLSLSIGRFLLLVLFFSKSFTLSGKESAVIWQIGKQDGSPSGMALAPNDFQAFVERDFGFEDRFFLIGSSDPAKDWPYVLPGPANSWGGTGRTAGIRSQFLNIYFELADVPPADTWTFVMDVLAVDPKKAPKVKILINKKPYVFELKRGSGGEDPVGPFKEEDRQQLSIDIPKELIKTGCNEVTITSLTGGWLVFDYLALHGPARAKVKEPTDALVKSIETANYETLVDGKYYQPLLVDVCHLTGDPLLEVRLDGETILKQELDSGRYQLEAPMPAVSQTTKSKYSVYIDDTLYSEGEVDRSHKDLVTPADYVNTMMGAAHSRWMIAPGPWMPFGMVKLSPDNQNSGWQAGYDPTFESVGTFSHIHEWTMTGLGTFPVTGPLKTTVGDQEDTGGGYRSQIDKASEEAPLGYYKVDLVDYDITAELTAGTRSSFQRYTYHKSDSGRVMVDLKIPTEYDYQIQGVSLKKVNDHRIVGYSQQISRNVWSGGVDQEYIVHFVMEFDQPILNFGTWRNGEVKVAADLVADSVENAGMFVEFDTRDNKVVQVRTGLSYVSVENAALNLKEEISDPYGWSFDAVYQGQKDTWNELLDRIAIRSNDYLQKERFYTNMYRSLASRNTFSDVDGRWRSADEKVREFVDKDDRALGCDAFWNTFWNLNQFWNLVTPEWSSKWVKSQLAMYDANGWLAKGPAGMEYIPVMVAEHEIPLIVGAYQMGIRDYDVEKAFEAVYKMQTTLPSPVEGGFAGNRDLATYLKHAYVPHDEGRFSNSLEYSFDDWTVSQFAKALDKQEAYEMFKERGGWWKNAIDAETGYARMRDAKGEWLPDFDPFKSGANEHYVEGNAWQLTFFVPQNVPALAEYIGKNRFLKRLEWGFGESYKWRFNGPNDQYWDYPVVQGNQQSMHFAFLFNWVKKPWLTQQWSRAIGERYYGHGIANAYLGDEDQGQMSAWFVMNALGLFQTDGGTRVNPIYEIGSPLFEQVTIDLGRRYGRGETFIIEARHASKKNKYVQHAVLNGKKLDNFWFDASELLNGGSLILEMGEKPNKEWGTASLPPALK; encoded by the coding sequence ATGAAGAAATATAATATGAATTTAAGCTTATCTATAGGCCGTTTTTTATTACTCGTTTTATTTTTTTCTAAATCTTTCACTTTATCTGGGAAAGAGTCTGCTGTTATTTGGCAGATAGGAAAACAAGATGGCTCGCCGAGTGGAATGGCACTGGCTCCGAATGATTTTCAAGCATTTGTTGAAAGGGATTTTGGTTTTGAAGATCGTTTTTTCCTAATTGGCTCGTCTGATCCAGCGAAGGATTGGCCATATGTGCTGCCGGGTCCTGCCAATAGTTGGGGCGGGACCGGTCGAACCGCCGGAATACGTTCGCAGTTCTTAAATATTTATTTTGAATTGGCAGATGTTCCTCCTGCTGACACGTGGACTTTCGTAATGGACGTTTTAGCGGTAGACCCCAAGAAAGCACCAAAGGTAAAGATTCTCATCAACAAAAAACCCTATGTTTTTGAACTTAAGCGGGGCTCTGGTGGGGAAGATCCTGTTGGCCCCTTTAAGGAAGAAGACCGTCAGCAATTAAGTATTGATATTCCAAAAGAACTAATAAAAACGGGGTGTAATGAAGTAACCATAACGTCTTTAACAGGGGGGTGGCTGGTGTTCGATTACTTGGCGCTTCATGGGCCGGCAAGAGCTAAGGTAAAAGAACCAACCGATGCATTAGTTAAATCGATTGAGACAGCAAATTATGAAACACTGGTTGACGGGAAATATTATCAACCCCTATTAGTAGACGTGTGTCACCTAACCGGAGACCCGTTATTGGAGGTTCGGCTCGATGGTGAAACGATTCTCAAACAAGAACTTGATAGTGGAAGATATCAATTGGAAGCTCCGATGCCAGCTGTTAGCCAAACCACTAAGAGTAAATATTCTGTTTATATTGACGATACCCTGTATAGTGAAGGAGAGGTTGATCGTAGCCATAAAGATTTGGTTACGCCTGCCGATTATGTCAACACAATGATGGGTGCGGCACATTCCCGTTGGATGATTGCTCCCGGCCCATGGATGCCTTTTGGCATGGTGAAGTTAAGCCCGGATAACCAAAACAGCGGTTGGCAGGCGGGCTATGATCCAACCTTTGAATCAGTAGGCACCTTTAGCCATATACATGAGTGGACTATGACAGGTCTAGGTACTTTTCCGGTAACCGGACCATTAAAAACAACGGTGGGTGATCAGGAAGACACGGGTGGTGGTTATCGCTCCCAGATCGACAAGGCATCAGAGGAGGCTCCGCTCGGCTACTATAAGGTTGATTTGGTGGATTATGATATTACCGCAGAGCTGACTGCAGGTACTCGCAGCAGCTTTCAGCGTTACACCTATCATAAAAGCGATAGCGGTAGGGTAATGGTTGATCTTAAAATTCCCACGGAGTACGATTATCAAATCCAAGGCGTGAGCCTCAAAAAAGTGAATGATCACCGTATAGTAGGTTACAGTCAGCAAATTTCAAGAAATGTGTGGTCGGGAGGGGTTGATCAGGAGTATATCGTGCATTTCGTAATGGAATTTGATCAGCCTATTCTAAATTTTGGTACATGGAGAAACGGTGAAGTCAAAGTTGCGGCAGATTTGGTAGCAGATAGTGTAGAGAATGCCGGAATGTTTGTTGAATTTGATACACGTGATAATAAAGTTGTACAAGTACGCACAGGTCTATCTTATGTTAGTGTTGAAAACGCAGCTTTGAACTTAAAAGAAGAAATAAGTGATCCTTATGGATGGTCTTTTGATGCCGTTTATCAAGGCCAGAAAGATACCTGGAATGAACTTTTGGATCGTATAGCTATCCGATCGAATGACTACCTCCAAAAAGAACGTTTTTATACCAATATGTACCGATCGTTGGCCAGCAGGAATACCTTCAGTGACGTAGACGGTCGTTGGCGTTCGGCAGATGAGAAGGTAAGGGAATTTGTTGATAAAGACGATCGGGCACTGGGGTGTGACGCTTTTTGGAATACGTTCTGGAATCTCAATCAGTTTTGGAATCTGGTAACACCCGAATGGTCGAGTAAATGGGTAAAATCTCAATTGGCAATGTACGATGCCAACGGATGGTTGGCCAAAGGGCCAGCTGGTATGGAATATATCCCGGTGATGGTGGCCGAACATGAGATACCACTTATTGTAGGGGCCTATCAGATGGGAATCCGTGATTACGACGTGGAAAAAGCTTTTGAAGCGGTGTACAAAATGCAAACGACTCTACCTTCCCCCGTGGAAGGCGGCTTCGCTGGCAATAGAGATTTGGCAACTTATCTGAAACATGCTTATGTTCCCCATGACGAGGGTCGGTTTTCTAATTCTTTGGAGTACAGTTTTGACGACTGGACGGTTTCACAATTTGCCAAAGCTTTAGATAAACAGGAAGCATATGAGATGTTTAAAGAAAGAGGTGGGTGGTGGAAGAATGCCATTGACGCTGAAACAGGTTATGCGCGGATGCGGGATGCCAAAGGAGAGTGGCTGCCCGATTTTGATCCCTTCAAATCGGGAGCAAATGAACATTATGTAGAAGGTAATGCTTGGCAATTAACTTTTTTCGTGCCGCAAAATGTTCCAGCTTTGGCAGAATATATCGGTAAGAACAGGTTTTTAAAACGTTTGGAATGGGGTTTTGGTGAAAGCTATAAGTGGCGATTTAATGGCCCGAATGATCAATATTGGGATTATCCGGTGGTACAGGGAAACCAGCAATCGATGCACTTTGCTTTCCTCTTCAATTGGGTTAAAAAACCGTGGCTTACACAGCAATGGAGCAGGGCCATCGGTGAGCGGTATTATGGTCATGGTATTGCTAATGCTTATCTAGGTGATGAAGATCAGGGGCAGATGAGTGCCTGGTTTGTGATGAATGCGTTAGGACTATTTCAAACAGACGGTGGCACAAGGGTAAATCCAATTTACGAAATCGGCAGTCCTCTTTTTGAGCAAGTGACGATTGATCTGGGCCGTCGATATGGAAGAGGCGAAACATTTATTATTGAAGCTAGGCATGCAAGTAAAAAGAATAAATATGTGCAACATGCTGTGCTGAATGGGAAAAAGCTCGACAACTTTTGGTTTGACGCCTCGGAATTATTAAATGGGGGATCACTGATTTTAGAAATGGGAGAAAAACCAAATAAGGAATGGGGTACAGCAAGTTTACCTCCAGCACTTAAGTGA
- a CDS encoding adenylate/guanylate cyclase domain-containing protein, which yields MKRGTYLKIKQLGAIIISWLIIGFFIAVYDYLVLHTHVSMGPAANYSFLISILRNMGAGLIGGLLGGSILVFYVNEKFNDKPYGYTILIVGTCFIFIILLITLIMGVTIVPWQTGRPLADPMTKKAFFDFVTDSYPLKNGLVWAFIVSLTQLLLQVSSKFGHQTFLNIITGKYNVPKKEKRIFMFLDLNSSTSIAEQLGNETYHALLKDFFADITYPILENKGNIYQYVGDEVVIAWNYKDGIENTQCLKCFFDIKMAIDKKRQKYIERYDLIPTFKAGIHSGNVIAGEIGIIKRDITYSGDVLNTTSRILGKCGELNQELIISSDLLSMLNVAKSYQSKILGHIPLKGKQHSVPIHALLQMK from the coding sequence ATGAAAAGAGGAACATATTTAAAGATAAAACAACTAGGTGCTATTATTATTTCCTGGTTAATCATAGGCTTCTTTATAGCTGTATATGACTATCTTGTATTACACACACACGTTTCAATGGGGCCAGCGGCAAATTACTCGTTTCTTATTTCGATACTTCGAAATATGGGGGCGGGCCTTATTGGCGGTCTACTGGGTGGAAGCATTTTAGTTTTCTACGTAAATGAAAAGTTTAATGATAAACCATACGGTTACACTATTCTTATTGTCGGCACTTGTTTTATTTTCATTATCCTCCTAATTACTTTGATTATGGGCGTCACGATTGTACCGTGGCAAACCGGGAGACCCTTAGCCGACCCAATGACAAAAAAAGCTTTTTTTGATTTCGTTACCGACAGCTACCCGCTCAAAAATGGCTTAGTTTGGGCATTTATCGTTTCGCTGACCCAGTTGTTGTTACAGGTAAGTAGTAAATTCGGTCATCAAACATTTCTAAATATTATTACCGGAAAATATAATGTACCTAAAAAGGAAAAAAGAATCTTCATGTTTCTAGACCTCAACTCTTCCACGAGTATTGCCGAACAATTGGGTAATGAAACTTACCATGCCTTACTGAAAGACTTTTTCGCAGATATCACCTATCCCATATTGGAGAACAAAGGTAATATTTATCAATATGTGGGCGACGAAGTAGTCATTGCATGGAATTATAAGGACGGCATCGAAAACACGCAGTGCCTAAAGTGCTTCTTCGATATAAAAATGGCTATTGATAAAAAACGGCAAAAATACATAGAGCGTTATGATTTAATCCCGACTTTTAAAGCGGGTATCCATTCAGGTAATGTCATAGCAGGTGAGATAGGTATCATCAAACGTGATATTACCTATTCGGGAGATGTCCTGAACACTACCTCCCGTATATTAGGAAAGTGTGGAGAATTAAATCAAGAGCTTATTATCAGCTCCGATCTATTATCTATGTTAAATGTCGCTAAAAGCTATCAAAGTAAGATTTTAGGTCATATTCCACTCAAAGGGAAACAACATAGTGTACCCATACACGCCCTACTACAAATGAAATAA
- a CDS encoding acyl-CoA desaturase produces MTAKLKFTNLRRSSFFSTVREKVDNYFQEKDISKHGNTALWIKASIFLFGYFLLYILIISNPFPIPVMLLLAILLGVFSAFIGFNVCHDAMHGSLSANAKVNKAFSYTFHLVGANPYVWNISHNIVHHTYTNVAGHDEDIEIAPGLIRLSKEEKLNKLHRFQHLYAFPLYSLSSLSWLFRKDYKKFFQAKIGQHQAKHPKIEYFNLFFFKLLYCFIFIGGPLLLTDLSWWQVLIGFFALHFAQGLVMGLVFQLAHLVEETALPVPNKDGNIEDAWAEHQMKTTANFSSKSKLASFLLGGLNRQIEHHLFPKISHIHYPAISKIIKETAEAYKLPYIENNTFFGALKSHYNILKRFSTG; encoded by the coding sequence ATGACTGCTAAATTAAAATTTACAAACCTACGTCGTTCCTCTTTTTTTTCGACGGTCCGGGAGAAAGTAGACAATTATTTTCAAGAAAAAGATATTTCAAAACACGGCAATACTGCCCTTTGGATCAAAGCATCGATTTTTCTTTTCGGATATTTCCTTTTATATATCCTTATAATATCTAATCCCTTCCCTATTCCTGTTATGCTGCTACTGGCTATTCTTTTAGGAGTATTCAGCGCTTTTATTGGCTTCAATGTCTGTCATGATGCAATGCACGGATCGTTGTCTGCTAACGCTAAGGTAAACAAAGCTTTTAGTTACACATTTCATTTAGTAGGTGCGAACCCATATGTATGGAATATTTCACATAATATAGTGCACCACACTTATACCAACGTAGCTGGGCATGATGAAGACATTGAGATCGCCCCTGGGCTGATTCGCTTATCTAAGGAAGAAAAGTTAAACAAGCTCCATCGTTTTCAACATCTATATGCGTTTCCTTTATACAGTCTCTCATCTTTATCTTGGCTTTTCCGTAAGGATTACAAGAAGTTCTTCCAAGCAAAAATAGGACAGCATCAAGCAAAACACCCAAAAATAGAATACTTCAATTTATTTTTCTTTAAGTTACTCTATTGTTTCATATTTATTGGTGGGCCGCTATTATTAACAGACTTAAGTTGGTGGCAAGTTTTGATTGGCTTTTTTGCACTGCACTTTGCACAAGGACTGGTGATGGGACTGGTGTTTCAATTAGCTCATTTAGTAGAAGAAACAGCTCTTCCAGTCCCCAACAAAGACGGTAATATAGAAGATGCATGGGCAGAACATCAGATGAAAACCACGGCAAATTTTTCATCCAAAAGTAAATTAGCATCATTCTTACTCGGTGGTTTAAACCGCCAAATTGAACACCATCTTTTTCCAAAAATCAGTCACATTCATTATCCAGCTATCTCTAAAATTATCAAAGAAACAGCGGAAGCCTATAAACTTCCTTACATTGAAAACAATACTTTTTTTGGCGCGCTGAAATCGCATTATAATATACTGAAGAGATTCAGTACAGGGTAG
- a CDS encoding BamA/TamA family outer membrane protein, giving the protein MKLNISTFVNSYPIKRLFIFCNVIIAIILLAPNKRLYGQENNSNDSTKTINSTAYQYDISDLFRNIFHPNRRIDSFETKSGLAFLPNVAYNPSIGAQIGIKAVGGKILGKQPSETLMSVAASSASITTRGILVFYISHNIFTPGNKWNLQGNWRVANMVALDHGLGIGNKTGENLNDNILLNPDRELYMIRYHYYNFNEKIYKQVYPNLFLGAGISFDIRERIQDERLEDELTPHYLYSQENGFNNNHYVANGLLFNIQYTTRDHPNRAYKGIHSDIGIRLNQSWLGSNKSAVQLTTDFRKYWSLSQHNPEHVLAFWHWGSYLLTGTLPYLELPGTGKDMYNRSGRGYTIGYYNGTSFFYSEIEYRFPITRNKFLGGAAFVNMQTAGHQLDTKLFEQWQPAAGLGLRVLFNKSTRTNLCLDYAFGKYGSSGFFLGLNEAF; this is encoded by the coding sequence TTGAAATTAAATATAAGCACTTTTGTGAATAGTTATCCTATTAAAAGACTTTTTATTTTTTGCAACGTTATTATAGCTATCATTTTATTGGCTCCAAACAAAAGACTGTACGGACAGGAGAATAATAGTAACGATTCTACCAAAACAATTAATTCAACTGCTTATCAGTATGATATTAGCGACCTTTTTCGCAACATTTTCCACCCCAACCGTCGTATCGACAGTTTTGAAACCAAATCTGGATTGGCATTCTTACCGAATGTTGCCTACAATCCCAGTATTGGCGCTCAAATTGGTATCAAGGCTGTAGGTGGCAAAATACTTGGCAAACAACCATCAGAAACACTCATGTCTGTTGCCGCCAGCTCTGCGTCCATTACAACCCGTGGGATCTTGGTTTTTTATATTAGTCACAATATATTCACTCCCGGCAACAAGTGGAATCTCCAAGGCAATTGGCGAGTGGCAAATATGGTTGCGCTTGACCACGGACTGGGTATCGGTAATAAAACAGGAGAAAACTTAAACGATAATATTTTACTAAACCCAGATCGCGAACTTTACATGATTCGCTACCATTATTATAATTTCAATGAAAAAATATACAAGCAAGTATACCCCAACCTTTTTTTGGGTGCTGGCATATCGTTCGATATACGAGAGCGAATACAGGATGAACGATTAGAAGATGAATTAACGCCGCACTATTTATATAGTCAGGAAAACGGATTCAACAATAATCACTACGTCGCAAATGGTTTACTTTTTAATATACAATATACCACGCGTGACCATCCCAACCGAGCTTATAAAGGAATACATTCTGATATTGGAATCCGTCTAAATCAATCTTGGTTAGGCAGCAATAAAAGCGCTGTACAACTCACTACCGATTTTAGAAAGTACTGGAGTTTATCTCAACATAACCCAGAGCACGTATTGGCATTCTGGCATTGGGGAAGCTACTTACTAACGGGCACATTACCTTATTTGGAATTACCGGGCACCGGAAAAGATATGTACAACCGCAGCGGAAGAGGGTATACTATCGGCTATTATAATGGAACTTCTTTTTTCTATTCTGAAATCGAATACCGTTTTCCCATAACAAGAAATAAATTCCTAGGTGGAGCTGCTTTTGTAAATATGCAAACCGCCGGTCATCAATTAGACACCAAACTGTTTGAACAATGGCAACCGGCAGCTGGTCTCGGTTTGCGAGTACTCTTCAACAAAAGTACACGTACAAATCTTTGCCTAGATTATGCTTTCGGAAAGTATGGCTCAAGCGGATTCTTTCTTGGTTTAAATGAAGCTTTTTAA